Proteins encoded in a region of the Sugiyamaella lignohabitans strain CBS 10342 chromosome B, complete sequence genome:
- the SPS19 gene encoding Sps19p (Peroxisomal 2,4-dienoyl-CoA reductase; auxiliary enzyme of fatty acid beta-oxidation; homodimeric enzyme required for growth and sporulation on petroselineate medium; expression induced during late sporulation and in the presence of oleate; GO_component: GO:0005782 - peroxisomal matrix [Evidence IDA] [PMID 9268358]; GO_component: GO:0005777 - peroxisome [Evidence IEA,IEA]; GO_function: GO:0008670 - 2,4-dienoyl-CoA reductase (NADPH) activity [Evidence IEA]; GO_function: GO:0008670 - 2,4-dienoyl-CoA reductase (NADPH) activity [Evidence IDA,ISS] [PMID 9268358]; GO_function: GO:0016491 - oxidoreductase activity [Evidence IEA]; GO_process: GO:0030437 - ascospore formation [Evidence IEP,IMP] [PMID 7969036]; GO_process: GO:0009062 - fatty acid catabolic process [Evidence IDA,ISS] [PMID 9268358]; GO_process: GO:0055114 - oxidation-reduction process [Evidence IEA]; GO_process: GO:0030435 - sporulation resulting in formation of a cellular spore [Evidence IEA]) produces MSKITSPLFSLEGKVALVTGGSRGLGLYISEGFLAAGASKVYISSRKAKACEEAVAELNRYAESNGLKGRAYSIPADLGIRKGVEHLAAEFAKLESKLDILVANAGASWGADFEKHPDSAIGKVLDLNLRGVFSSIQLFAPFLEKAGSSTDPARVLITGSVAGISSGLSGGTYGYLASKAAVHHLGKSLAVELGPRNITVNVLAPGFFPTKMANGLLEVIGDEITQANPRGRLGTKEDIIAASLFLASPGGNYINGVVLPIDGGSHLSKL; encoded by the coding sequence ATGTCAAAAATCACCTCTCCGTTATTCTCGCTTGAAGGCAAAGTCGCACTTGTAACAGGTGGATCTAGAGGTCTGGGTCTGTATATCAGTGAAGGatttcttgctgctggagcttCCAAGGTGTATATCAGTTCGAGAAAAGCAAAGGCCTGTGAAGAGGCCGTGGCTGAATTGAACCGATATGCTGAATCGAATGGTTTAAAGGGAAGAGCTTATTCAATCCCAGCCGATTTAGGAATCAGAAAGGGTGTTGAGCACTTAGCTGCTGAGTTTGCCAAACTTGAATCCAAATTGGACATTCTAGTTGCGAATGCAGGAGCTTCATGGGGGGCCGATTTCGAGAAGCATCCCGACTCTGCTATTGGCAAAGTGTTGGATCTCAATTTGAGAGGTGTATTCTCATCTATTCAACTGTTTGCTCCATTCTTGGAGAAGGCAGGCTCAAGCACTGATCCAGCGCGTGTTCTTATTACTGGATCAGTTGCTGGTATTTCATCGGGCTTGAGTGGTGGAACCTATGGTTATCTTGCTTCCAAAGCTGCTGTCCATCATCTCGGAAAGTCACTTGCTGTAGAGCTTGGACCCCGTAACATCACTGTCAACGTTCTCGCTCCTGGATTTTTCCCTACGAAGATGGCCAATGGTCTTTTGGAAGTAATTGGGGATGAGATCACTCAAGCTAATCCCCGTGGTAGACTTGGTACTAAGGAGGACATCATTGCTGcttctctctttcttgctTCCCCAGGTGGTAACTACATCAATGGTGTCGTTCTACCAATTGACGGAGGCTCCCATCTATCTAAGCTTTaa
- the STP22 gene encoding ubiquitin-binding ESCRT-I subunit protein STP22 (Component of the ESCRT-I complex; ESCRT-I is involved in ubiquitin-dependent sorting of proteins into the endosome; prevents polyubiquitination of the arrestin-related protein Rim8p, thereby directing its monoubiquitination by Rsp5p; homologous to the mouse and human Tsg101 tumor susceptibility gene; mutants exhibit a Class E Vps phenotype; GO_component: GO:0000813 - ESCRT I complex [Evidence IDA] [PMID 15044434]; GO_component: GO:0000813 - ESCRT I complex [Evidence IPI] [PMID 16615894]; GO_component: GO:0005737 - cytoplasm [Evidence IEA,IEA]; GO_component: GO:0009898 - cytoplasmic side of plasma membrane [Evidence IDA] [PMID 20028738]; GO_component: GO:0005768 - endosome [Evidence IEA,IEA]; GO_component: GO:0005768 - endosome [Evidence IDA,IPI] [PMID 11511343]; GO_component: GO:0031902 - late endosome membrane [Evidence IEA]; GO_component: GO:0016020 - membrane [Evidence IEA]; GO_function: GO:0016881 - acid-amino acid ligase activity [Evidence IEA]; GO_function: GO:0043130 - ubiquitin binding [Evidence IDA] [PMID 19380877]; GO_process: GO:0006464 - cellular protein modification process [Evidence IEA]; GO_process: GO:0045324 - late endosome to vacuole transport [Evidence IMP] [PMID 17145965]; GO_process: GO:1902915 - negative regulation of protein polyubiquitination [Evidence IMP] [PMID 23645667]; GO_process: GO:0006612 - protein targeting to membrane [Evidence IMP,IPI] [PMID 11511343]; GO_process: GO:0006623 - protein targeting to vacuole [Evidence IMP,IPI] [PMID 11511343]; GO_process: GO:0015031 - protein transport [Evidence IEA,IEA]; GO_process: GO:0006810 - transport [Evidence IEA]; GO_process: GO:0043162 - ubiquitin-dependent protein catabolic process via the multivesicular body sorting pathway [Evidence IC] [PMID 15086794]), protein MIIHPGNYVDTNGRCYHPYLTYWLDNIATSSLTGFAKVLSEAFSKEPPVYAASPIGLPEVLSGSNQHQAARPQPPPLPPNPTHHDRPVQAGLESGPFRPPPPLPPLAATTGHNRTQSPGYQPPNTIQSPRQQQDYRSNSYSSFQSPVSQTAQSPLPPPPPPPPPPPTSNQYQYQYQQIQTQQHPFQHQQVLQHGPQVGPSHLASQSYNSAFHQGRASPYSSPPPPVHKTEVKQVLDIMDSAIDSPGTPSLASNSANSQASSVPVPVKPPNPEKLAALQHLSDQLNSVVDTILKPEIDTDEQAIFQTKELLNWFDNAVTNEKRGLEHIISASKQNMPVLRERIEQAKRVIQEAKSRPDPKIDDILCAENIVFNQLYDVVCDDLAIEDTLYVLDKALDNGRVKLDTYLKHIRSLAREQFMKRALSNKIGSVAQLSGA, encoded by the coding sequence ATGATAATTCATCCTGGTAACTATGTGGACACGAACGGAAGGTGTTACCATCCATATTTGACGTATTGGTTGGACAATATCGCTACAAGCTCATTAACTGGATTTGCAAAGGTGTTAAGCGAGGCCTTCTCTAAAGAACCCCCAGTATACGCTGCATCTCCTATAGGTTTGCCAGAAGTGTTATCGGGATCCAATCAACATCAAGCAGCCAGACCTCAGCCACCACCTCTGCCGCCAAACCCAACGCATCATGATCGACCAGTACAAGCAGGATTAGAGAGTGGACCATTTCGACCTCCTCCACCCCTTCCTCCTCTGGCGGCAACGACCGGACACAATCGTACGCAATCCCCGGGGTATCAACCACCAAATACTATTCAATCTCCGAGACAACAACAAGACTATCGTTCTAATAGTTATTCAAGTTTCCAAAGCCCGGTGTCACAAACTGCCCAGTCTCCATTACCTCCACCgccaccaccgccaccaccacctccaaccTCGAACCAgtatcaatatcagtaccaacaaatacaaacacaacagcatccatttcagcatcaacaagtGCTTCAGCATGGCCCTCAAGTAGGCCCCTCGCACCTGGCATCCCAATCTTATAACTCTGCATTCCATCAGGGGAGGGCTTCACCCTACAGTTCTCCTCCACCGCCAGTGCATAAAACAGAAGTTAAGCAGGTACTGGACATCATGGACTCTGCAATTGACTCACCAGGCACGCCATCTCTGGCATCAAACTCTGCAAACTCTCAGGCTTCATCAGTTCCTGTGCCCGTCAAACCACCAAATCCCGAAAAGCTAGCAGCACTGCAGCATCTCAGTGATCAGCTTAATTCTGTTGTCGACACAATCCTCAAACCCGAAATTGACACTGATGAGCAAGCCATATTTCAGACGAAAGAACTATTAAACTGGTTTGATAATGCTGTCACAAATGAGAAACGTGGTTTAGAACACATTATATCTGCATCGAAACAGAATATGCCCGTGCTGCGCGAACGTATCGAACAGGCCAAACGAGTAATTCAAGAAGCCAAATCCCGACCTGATCCTaaaattgatgatattttaTGTGCCGAAAACATCGTGTTTAACCAGCTATACGATGTTGTTTGCGACGACCTCGCTATTGAGGACACTCTCTACGTTCTCGACAAAGCCCTCGACAACGGGCGCGTCAAATTAGATACCTATCTAAAGCATATCCGTTCTCTCGCACGCGAGCAGTTTATGAAAAGAGCTCTCTCCAACAAGATAGGCTCAGTCGCCCAGCTCTCTGGTGCGTAA
- the NEM1 gene encoding Nem1-Spo7 phosphatase catalytic subunit NEM1, with product MNSLKYLSSRVDRVFGQEQNEDVVEISSRYTPPIDFSIDEEEPLLENEKQDITVKASATSGHGSLISSYLFPPLIIKSISKLISFIFFLASFLNPFAYFKRKPVPSTAVSQEKLVAGRGLQSPYTKGQHQHSHLSSSLSQSTRYLSPPRPLLMKRPPPKTLVLDLDETLIHSLSQGSNFSTGQMVEVKLDNQVATLYYVRKRPYCDYFLKCVSEWFHLVVFTASVPAYADPMIDWLEQERKYFSRRLYRNECTATPSGYVKDLSIVESDLSKVFIIDNSPISYSKQNENAIGIEGWISDSSDHNLLHLIPLLHALRYSLDVRSVLSLKMGEASFE from the coding sequence ATGAATTCGTTAAAATACCTATCGTCGCGAGTCGACAGGGTATTCGGCCAAGAGCAGAACGAAGATGTTGTAGAAATCAGTTCTCGATATACGCCTCCCATTGACTTTTCTATCGATGAAGAGGAGCCCTTACTAGAGAACGAGAAACAAGACATAACTGTCAAAGCCTCGGCAACTAGTGGGCATGGTAGCCTCATTTCATCATATTTATTCCCTCCATTGATCATTAAGAGCATTTCAAAACTTATTTCATTTATATTCTTTCTGGCCAGTTTCCTCAATCCATTTGCATATTTCAAGAGGAAGCCAGTGCCATCGACTGCGGTATCTCAAGAGAAACTGGTTGCCGGTAGAGGTCTACAAAGTCCCTATACGAAAGGGCAACACCAACATTCGCATTTATCATCATCCCTATCTCAATCTACTCGCTATTTATCACCACCAAGGCCCCTTCTCATGAAGCGACCGCCTCCAAAAACGTTAGTATTGGATTTGGATGAGACCCTGATCCATTCGCTCTCGCAAGGCAGTAATTTCAGCACTGGTCAAATGGTCGAGGTTAAGTTAGACAATCAGGTGGCAACACTTTATTATGTGCGAAAAAGACCATACTGcgattattttttaaagtGCGTATCAGAGTGGTTTCATTTAGTTGTCTTTACTGCCTCCGTTCCTGCCTACGCAGATCCTATGATTGATTGGTTGGAACAGGAGAGAAAGTATTTTTCTCGAAGACTATATCGTAATGAATGTACTGCTACACCTTCAGGATATGTGAAGGATCTGTCAATAGTTGAATCCGATCTGTCCAAAGTCTTCATTATCGATAACTCGCCCATATCATACTCAAAACAGAATGAGAATGCCATTGGTATCGAGGGATGGATATCCGATTCATCTGATCATAATTTGTTGCATTTAATCCCGCTTCTTCATGCATTGCGCTATTCTCTTGATGTTCGTTCAGTTCTTTCACTAAAAATGGGCGAGGCTTCTTTTGAATAG
- the ADR1 gene encoding Zinc finger protein 420, with amino-acid sequence MEAFDGYLAHIRRPLSSLFQREGDGTAEIRSDIEDGKSTVDTGLKTFDDSDDKTQVAGNPSDENKIKSSGNSKGKGVSRKKKKAKANKIRPVSGSAIDSESESEEDEMDLIGRFSFAPFFSSANTNDNNPSQGSGSGSYYGFMSLEHYHWLIQQYLSPYGEPSGIIAAKDPEVPPPIDHVGFVDTDSHTQTGSSGSYSARAFLTNLLSSRSSSAPVNATNSATNSAEEDEEKRKQRKNRKRRLLLRQRRLSRHKSMNSGPTRPSPLGPPSDLLSEKELRQRILEIKEMNLNDRERDRMVQTLMTENYYRIKGLKIEGAEVEEDNISHRLNRVKLENVNDGDNESDENDFDDLDDDGEVGDDDDDYDVDDEDISLSVITAKDKEPSYTDETCEVLGCEHYQRGCKLQCSTCDSWYTCRMCHDAEETHKLIRRDTRNMVCMYCKTAQPAAQECRTCHEIMARYYCDICKLWDDDIHKSIFHCDDCGICRIGKGLGKDFFHCKTCNVCMSIELENAHRCIEHSTECDCPICGEFMFTSTETVVFMKCGHSIHQSCYHEHTRNSYKCPTCQRSVINMEASFRILDAEIASQVLPEPYVNWRSIIVCNDCSAKSNVPFHFLGLKCSTCRSYNTSQLKLIKPEEFDVTGLDRALIMSAVDLSDVTIESE; translated from the coding sequence atggaGGCTTTTGATGGATATTTGGCTCATATTAGGAGGCCCCTTTCCAGCTTGTTTCAAAGAGAAGGCGATGGTACTGCGGAGATTAGGAGTGATATAGAGGATGGTAAATCTACGGTAGATACAGGTTTGAAGACATTTGACGATAGTGATGATAAGACTCAAGTTGCCGGAAATCCATCAGACGAGAATAAAATCAAGTCTAGCGGTAACTCCAAAGGGAAGGGGGTTTCCcgtaaaaagaaaaaagctAAAGCCAACAAAATACGACCAGTTAGTGGATCTGCTATTGATAGTGAGAGCGAAAGTGAGGAAGATGAAATGGATTTGATTGGGAGGTTTTCATTTGCCCCGTTTTTCTCATCGGCTAATACCAACGATAACAATCCTAGCCAGGGCTCTGGAAGTGGCTCGTATTATGGATTTATGTCTTTAGAGCATTACCATTGGCTTATTCAGCAGTATTTATCGCCATATGGTGAACCAAGTGGAATAATAGCAGCTAAGGATCCAGAAGTTCCTCCTCCAATAGACCATGTTGGATTTGTAGATACTGATTCTCATACTCAAACTGGAAGTAGTGGCTCGTACAGTGCCAGGGCGTTCCTCACCAACTTACTTTCCTCAAGATCCAGTAGCGCGCCAGTAAATGCAACTAATAGCGCAACTAATAGTGCTGAAGAGgacgaagaaaagagaaaacaaCGCAAGAATCGCAAGCGTAGGCTATTGTTGAGACAGCGAAGGCTCAGCAGACATAAAAGCATGAATAGTGGGCCTACACGCCCCTCCCCGTTGGGGCCCCCATCCGATCTGCTGAGTGAAAAAGAGCTTCGACAGAGAATTTtggaaataaaagaaaTGAACCTTAATGATAGAGAACGAGACAGGATGGTACAGACACTAATGACTGAAAACTACTATCGAATAAAAGGACTGAAAATTGAAGGAGCGGAAGTCGAAGAAGATAACATCAGTCATAGGTTGAATCGTGTCAAACTAGAAAATGTAAATGATGGTGATAATGAGAGCGATGAGaatgattttgatgatcTAGATGACGACGGAGAAGTAggtgacgatgacgatgactATGACgtcgatgatgaagacatATCCCTATCGGTGATAACTGCTAAAGACAAAGAACCTTCCTACACTGATGAAACCTGCGAAGTTCTTGGCTGTGAACATTACCAAAGAGGGTGTAAACTACAATGCTCAACATGCGATAGCTGGTACACATGCCGAATGTGTCACGACGCAGAAGAGACTCATAAACTTATTCGCAGGGATACTCGGAATATGGTTTGCATGTATTGCAAAACGGCACAGCCAGCAGCTCAAGAATGCCGCACTTGCCATGAAATCATGGCTAGATATTACTGTGACATTTGCAAACTCTGGGACGACGACATTCATAAATCTATTTTTCATTGTGATGACTGTGGAATATGCCGTATCGGTAAGGGTCTCGGGAAAGATTTTTTCCACTGTAAGACTTGCAACGTGTGTATGTCCATTGAATTAGAGAATGCTCATCGTTGTATTGAGCATTCGACAGAGTGCGACTGTCCTATTTGTGGCGAGTTCATGTTCACATCAACCGAGACTGTGGTGTTTATGAAATGTGGTCACTCAATCCACCAGTCTTGCTATCATGAACATACGCGGAACTCTTACAAATGTCCCACGTGCCAACGGTCAGTTATTAATATGGAAGCAAGTTTTCGGATACTTGACGCTGAGATCGCCAGTCAAGTTCTTCCTGAACCATATGTGAACTGGCGGAGCATAATAGTCTGCAACGATTGTTCTGCAAAGTCCAATGTTCCCTTTCATTTTCTGGGGCTAAAATGCTCTACGTGTCGCTCATACAATACATCACAACTCAAGCTAATTAAACCAGAAGAGTTTGATGTCACTGGGTTGGATCGTGCTCTTATCATGTCGGCAGTGGATTTATCTGATGTGACTATTGAGTCCGAGTAA
- the CBF5 gene encoding pseudouridine synthase CBF5 (Pseudouridine synthase catalytic subunit of box H/ACA snoRNPs; acts on both large and small rRNAs and on snRNA U2; mutations in human ortholog dyskerin cause the disorder dyskeratosis congenita; small nucleolar ribonucleoprotein particles are also known as snoRNPs; GO_component: GO:0030686 - 90S preribosome [Evidence IDA] [PMID 12150911]; GO_component: GO:0031429 - box H/ACA snoRNP complex [Evidence IPI] [PMID 9472021]; GO_component: GO:0005694 - chromosome [Evidence IEA]; GO_component: GO:0000775 - chromosome, centromeric region [Evidence IEA,IEA]; GO_component: GO:0005737 - cytoplasm [Evidence IEA]; GO_component: GO:0005856 - cytoskeleton [Evidence IEA,IEA]; GO_component: GO:0005874 - microtubule [Evidence IEA]; GO_component: GO:0005730 - nucleolus [Evidence IEA]; GO_component: GO:0005730 - nucleolus [Evidence IC] [PMID 9472021]; GO_component: GO:0005634 - nucleus [Evidence IEA]; GO_component: GO:0030529 - ribonucleoprotein complex [Evidence IEA]; GO_function: GO:0003677 - DNA binding [Evidence IEA]; GO_function: GO:0003723 - RNA binding [Evidence IEA,IEA]; GO_function: GO:0016853 - isomerase activity [Evidence IEA]; GO_function: GO:0003729 - mRNA binding [Evidence IDA] [PMID 23222640]; GO_function: GO:0009982 - pseudouridine synthase activity [Evidence IEA]; GO_function: GO:0009982 - pseudouridine synthase activity [Evidence IDA] [PMID 15962000]; GO_function: GO:0009982 - pseudouridine synthase activity [Evidence ISA] [PMID 8710514]; GO_function: GO:0009982 - pseudouridine synthase activity [Evidence IMP] [PMID 9472021]; GO_process: GO:0009451 - RNA modification [Evidence IEA]; GO_process: GO:0006396 - RNA processing [Evidence IEA]; GO_process: GO:0000495 - box H/ACA snoRNA 3'-end processing [Evidence IMP] [PMID 15964797]; GO_process: GO:0007049 - cell cycle [Evidence IEA]; GO_process: GO:0051301 - cell division [Evidence IEA]; GO_process: GO:0007067 - mitotic nuclear division [Evidence IEA]; GO_process: GO:0001522 - pseudouridine synthesis [Evidence IEA]; GO_process: GO:0006364 - rRNA processing [Evidence IEA]; GO_process: GO:0006364 - rRNA processing [Evidence IMP] [PMID 9472021]; GO_process: GO:0031118 - rRNA pseudouridine synthesis [Evidence IMP] [PMID 9472021]; GO_process: GO:0042254 - ribosome biogenesis [Evidence IEA]; GO_process: GO:0031120 - snRNA pseudouridine synthesis [Evidence IDA,IMP] [PMID 15962000]): MSDGDVKMQESTEFSIKPENSKASTDTSTWPLLLKNYDKLLVRSGHYTPIPNGCSPLKRDLKSYISSGVINLDKPSNPSSHEVVAWVKRILRVEKTGHSGTLDPKVTGSLIVCIDRATRLVKSQQGAGKEYVCIVRLHDALDDEKDLGRAIENLTGALFQRPPLISAVKRQLRVRTIYDSKLIEFDNDRHLGVFWASCEAGTYMRTLCVHLGMLLGVGGHMQELRRVRSGALSESDNSVTLHDILDAQWVYDNTKDESYLRRCIRPLESLLLGYKRVVVKDSAVNSVCYGAKLMIPGLLRYEDGIELNDEVVLITTKGEAIALGIAQMSTVDLSTCDHGIVAKIKRCIMERDTYPRRWGLGPVAQKKKQLKADGKLDKFGRVTDDTPEAWKSAYVDFRGDAANGTVDAPVSAPVAAPETPSKPLIEEVSVSSTPATAADDDESPKKKEKKEKKEKKEKKDKKRKADDEDESEKKKKKKKSSKE, from the coding sequence ATGTCAGACGGCGACGTGAAAATGCAGGAATCGACTGAGTTCTCTATCAAGCCAGAGAACTCCAAGGCTTCCACTGATACCTCGACTTGGCCCTTATTGTTGAAGAACTATGACAAGCTGTTGGTCCGTTCTGGTCACTATACCCCAATTCCTAACGGATGTTCACCTTTGAAGAGAGATTTGAAGAGTTACATTTCCTCTGGTGTTATTAATCTGGATAAGCCCAGTAATCCTAGTTCGCACGAAGTTGTTGCTTGGGTTAAGAGAATTTTGAGAGTTGAGAAGACTGGTCACTCTGGTACCTTGGATCCTAAGGTCACTGGTTCTCTTATTGTCTGCATCGATAGAGCCACTCGTTTGGTTAAGTCTCAGCAAGGTGCCGGTAAGGAGTATGTGTGTATTGTTAGATTACACGATGCTCTTGATGACGAGAAGGACTTGGGCCGTGCTATTGAGAACTTGACTGGTGCTCTCTTCCAAAGACCTCCTCTTATTTCTGCCGTTAAGAGACAGCTCCGTGTTCGTACTATCTATGATTCTAAGCTTATTGAGTTCGATAATGACCGTCACTTGGGTGTTTTCTGGGCTAGTTGTGAAGCTGGTACTTATATGAGAACTCTTTGTGTCCATTTGGGCATGCTCTTAGGAGTTGGTGGTCACATGCAAGAGCTTCGTCGTGTGCGTTCTGGTGCTCTTTCTGAGTCTGACAACAGTGTCACCTTACACGATATCCTCGATGCTCAATGGGTTTACGACAACACCAAAGACGAATCATATCTTAGAAGATGTATCAGACCTTTGGAGTCGCTTCTCTTAGGATATAAGAGGGTCGTTGTTAAGGACTCTGCTGTGAACTCTGTTTGTTACGGTGCCAAGCTCATGATTCCTGGTTTGTTGAGATATGAAGACGGAATCGAGCTTAATGATGAGGTTGTCCTTATTACTACAAAGGGTGAGGCTATTGCTCTCGGTATTGCTCAAATGTCTACTGTAGACCTCTCAACCTGTGATCACGGTATTGTCGCCAAGATCAAGAGATGCATTATGGAAAGAGATACCTACCCAAGAAGATGGGGCTTGGGTCCTGTTgctcaaaagaagaagcaactcAAGGCCGATGGTAAACTTGACAAGTTTGGCCGTGTTACTGATGATACTCCTGAGGCTTGGAAGTCTGCTTATGTTGATTTCCGCGGTGATGCTGCCAATGGCACTGTTGATGCTCCTGTATCTGCCCCTGTTGCTGCCCCTGAAACCCCATCCAAGCCGTTGATTGAAGAGGTTTCAGTTTCCTCTACTCCAGCTACTGCCgctgatgacgatgagtcgcccaagaagaaggagaagaaagaaaagaaggagaagaaggaaaagaaggataaaaagagaaaggctgatgatgaagatgagtctgaaaagaagaagaaaaagaagaagtccAGCAAGGAGTAA